The segment TTATCAAAAGCATTGTTAAAACGAGATCTATCTTGTGAAATATCAATATTTAAAGCAACACCAGTCGTAAAAACCGAACCTGCAATTCCTAAACGATAGTCAAACTTAAGTGAATCTTTTTCTACTCCCATGGCAGATATCGCCTCAAGTTCATTACTATCTGGATTTATCAAAAAGATTGAGGCCCTTGTGGCATTTAATATTCTCACCACTTCCTCAACCATATTATCTAGAAAGCCCTCTTTATTTCCAAAATTTGTAATATCTTTAAAAAGGGACAATAGCAAAGAGAACATTTCAAAACCATCTGAGGCCTTTGTATATTTTTCTTTAAGAGCTGATTGAATGAGACATTCTTTAAGTCTTTCTGGAGAAAAACTCATAATATAGGCCTGTAAGAATTTTGAAAGTTTTTTATCTTCGTCTAATTCTACTCCATAAATAATTTCTTCATCATCCACACTTTGTGAAAATGATCTAACGACAATTCCTGATAGCTCAATTTGATGTTTTCTAAAATTCAGTGAAATTGTGAGATCACTTCCCACGGATAATCTAGATTTTGTAGAAAAACCCAATCCGGTAACAGAAATATCTACTAAAGTTGCATCTTCAACATACTCTGACTTATTGTAGCTTTCATCAAATTGCACAAGAAATCGTAAATCGTCCCCCTTTTCCACAGGGATTCTAAAGGACTGGAAGAATTTGAATTCTGAAAAGCTTGCCAGCATACTTGACTCCTATCAGTAATTTACATCTGTTAATCGACAGAAATTGTTAGCAACTTTAGAGTTGTGCCAAAAAAAAGTGTCGGCCCTAAAATAGGCGGTTTTATCTAAGTATAAGTAATTACGACAAATTATCTTTTTACCCTAAAGGTGTATGGCCTTCAAGACGATAGTTTGATATACCTAACTATAGGATTATATAGCAAATAGGAGTCTTAAATGTATATTTGCGTTTGTAAAAGCATCACGGAAGAAATGCTTGAGAAGGCCATCAAGCAATCAAATAATCCAACTGAAGCTCTCAAGAGATTGGGAGTTGGAGATGACTGCGGAATATGTTTGTATGAACATACAGTTTTAAAACAGGCAGCGAAGGATCAAAAAAAACCGAAATGAGTTCTATTTATAAACTAATTCGCCTCTTCTTTTTTTAAGTTTGCCAGATATTTTATTAGGTATATGAAAATATTCGTAGCGGATATATTTCAGGGCAAAGGGCCCAAAATTAAAATGAATTGGAATTTGGTACATTTCATTTACATCAACCAAGAAATATTCTCCCTTGTAATTAGATAATTGAACTAGTAGTTCATCGACGAGAAGATCTGAAATATCACCGTGCCATGGTTTAATTAAGAACTTATTATGTACTTCTTTTAGGGCATCTTCTATCTTGATTTTTAATCTCCACCTTACATAGGGCATGTTTTGCTTTTTTGGATCTCGGCCAGTGATGGCCAGTCTTACCCATTTTAAAAACGGTCTTGAAATATTCAAATTAAAATACGCACCAACTTTGCCAGCAAGTTGGGAAATTCTATCGAACTCACCCATATTTATATCAAAGTGAACTGAGAAATTACTTTTACTTCGATCAAAATAAAATTTTCGGTCGACAACTTCTATACTGAGTGGCTCTTCAAAGTAGAGATCTCTCGAATAAAAATCATTCTGATCTTTGGCCCATCTGTCCCAAAGAGTGTCTAGATTTGCTCTGGCCAAATTATCTCCCTCACTGTAGCTAGACATTCGTAAGAAAAAATTTGGTACGGCCGTAATAAGAGACACAAAGTGCGAGGTGTTCAAATACATCTCTTCAAATGAGTATGATTTGGCAATATTAGCAAGTTCAGCAGGCATGGTTTTATACCGAAAATCAGCAACTCTAAATTCAGAACAGTATAGTCTTGATAAGTCATCTTTAACACTTATTGATCCTAATGATCTGATGAAGTTTTTATCGAAATTGAGCTGGTCAACTTTTCGGCAAATTAAATTTTCGCAATTAACTTTTACAGTATTTTCATCTTTGATTAAAAAATTCTCATTAGTTTTTTCGTTCCAATAGTATTGATTAGAACTCATTTGATTTATTACTAATGACATTATAAATGGATCACGTAAATACATACTCATCAATCGATAATTTTCTGTACTTAAACCCCATGAACACATATTTCTAAAGATATCTACAGTATAGAGAAATTCTCGTTCCATCCATTTTTCTTCAGAAATAAATTTATCTAGTTTTGGAGAAAGAAAAGGATCATTTTTAATCGAAGGAAGTTTGTAAAAATCATTATCATTAACAGAGTCGTAGTATGATAGCATGTTTTTTTTTAGTTGGTCTATTGAGATCACAGTAATATTTTGAGAACATTTATTTGAGATAAGATCATTTACGAGATTTTCATATTCACTTTTTGAAAACTTAAAATAATCAGCGTATTTTGCTATCGCCTTAGTGGAGAAGTCTAGCCCAATCCACTGTAAGGCCGATGCGGTGGCCCTCGCAACCTGGCTTTTATGCCATGAACTAGTATATTCAATTTCTCTGGCATCTTTGCAATAGTTCTTAAGAGTTATGCCTTGCTGGACGAGAGATCTGAGGTAGGCCACTCTTCTTCGTTTGTCTAAATTTTTAGAGAAGTCTTCAATTCGCTCAACATTTCTAAAAATATAGTTAACAGGATCTCTTTTTCTTTCTTCTTCAAACTGTGCTATGTCACCCAAGAGGAGACTCTCAACCGGAACAAGTGAGTACGCATGATTAATAATTATCAACAATAATAAAGTGGTTAATTTTGCCGTTCCTATCATTTAAATGACTCCTTTAAAAACTATCGGTAAAAGTACCGATAGAGTTAGTATGAATTCAGTATTCTTAATATTGCTGCAAATTTTACCAGGCCTAGTTTTTGGGGCAACTCCCTATGTCACAAAAAAAGATATAATTCGAGAAAAAATAGCAAAAGATAAAAGAAAAAAAATTATTAGAAGAAAGTCTTGGACGATGATGACCGAGGATGAAATTATTGAATTTCTAAACAAACAAGAAAGAGATTTAAAAAAATCGGAATTAGATAAATTTGATGATGCCAAAAAATTAATTTTATCAGGAGATACTAAAAGAGCTCTCTATATTCTTGATCGAATAGATGAATATAAAAGTTCATTTTCTATAGTTAAGAAACGATATATTGCCCTCATACATTTTATAAATGGGGACTATGAACTATCCTATGATATTTTAGATCGAAAAGAATTCTTGAGAGAGAACTATTTTGCTCAAATTTGTCAATTGCAAATGCTTAATAAGCTCATCCTTAATAAAAAAGAAGATTTTGTTATCTATTTTAAAAAATGTCTTACCATTACTGAAAAATATTCTTCTAACGATCAACTTTGGTTTAGAAATCTTAAAGAAATCTTCATGAAAAATCGTGATATACTCTCGGCCACCTCTGTTAATATTTTCAACTCAAATTTCACCACACTTGATAGTATAAGAATATGGTTTAAATTCGGGCTCTATCTGAATAAATATAATATCCTTGCAAAACTAATTCCTAGTTTACCAGCAGAGGCCTACCAGTCAAATAAGATTAGAGAAATGATTGCCTTGGTTTATTATCATATAAAAGATTTTGATCGTGCTTTGAGTTTTGTTGAAGATCTTGACGGGCCAAACGCTGAAAATATAAAAGGTGCAATTAACTTGATTAGAGGTAAATATGAAATGGCCTACGGACATTTTCAGTTAGCTCTTAAAAGTAAAAGAAATTCATTAAATGCACTTGAAAGATCAGTTCCACTAGCTTGGCAATTGGACAAATGGAATGATGGGCTAGAACTCTTAAAGAGAAAAACACAAGAACACATTAACCAAAGAGCTAAACTCTCGCTCATTGCGGCCTTTAAAATTCGCAAAGAGGATTATAAGGCCGCGATCGAAGATCTAAATTACTTACTCGAGCTTTTTCGGAACACTCCTCCTTTTGAAGTAGATATGATGTTTGCTTTTATTTCAATATTGAAAGGTGAAAAAGATAAATTTTTCAAATATGCAGATAAAACTTGTAAGCAATATGATGGATTGAGTTGTTGGTTACTCATGGAAAATGAGAGGTGGGAAAATCTTGGAAAAACGTTTAAAAGAACAGACAAAGTTTGGGATAGTAAAAGAACTGTTGGTGATTTAAAAACTGAAAAAGAAGTTAAACCCATTTTGGAGGCCCAACTTATAGACCAAAGAGATATTGAAGAATTGGACAGTGATACAGTAAATCAAAGAATTCGTCATAGCGATTTTAACAACTTCATCCCACCAAATAAAATCGATGAATAAAAACAAATTTACTCCTGTGCATAATATTTTTTGCTAATTGGAAATGTTATTGTAAATCTTGTTCCTTTGATAACTTTATTTTCGACTTTGATTGTACCATTCAAACTCTTTACAATTTTTTTGACATTAACAAGACCAGTTCCAGTCCCGTATTTTTTAGTTGTAAACCCATTGGAAACAAATTCATTACTATCTATTATTTCTCTCAAAATACCAGGTCCATTATCTTCTATCGTAATCTTTAATTTTTTCTCGTTTTCATTTCCACCAGTCTCTTCAATAGAAAAATGGACATCTACATACCCATCCATTTCATTTGAATCCTTCAGAGCTTCTTGAGCATTTTTAATTAAATTTTCAATCACACGTTCTAAATCGAATAAATTCCCAACCCATTGCCAAGTTGAACTTAAATAACTATTTGATATATCAGACTCAAAGTAAACTGGATAATCTCCAATTTTTAGTTCGAATAGATGTTTATTGAAATATTCAATAACTTTTTTAATGTGATGGATTTCACCATTTTTCTGAATCATATTGTTTTGAGCAACTAAAATCATCTCATTAACCATTTCAATCATTCGATTTATTGTGTGATCCAATATATTAAATCCTCTGTTTTCCTTCTCCCCCTTGGGATCTATTTCAGAGGTTAACTTTTTTATTTCTAAAAGATTTTTCATCATATCCTGGGAAAATATAATAAATTGCCTAGAAAGAGATTTATATAAAATTATTCTGTTAGAACTTTCATCTAAATAAACATTAAAAATGAAAGGTCTTGAATTTTTGGATGAAGATGAAATATTCATA is part of the Halobacteriovoraceae bacterium genome and harbors:
- a CDS encoding (2Fe-2S)-binding protein, whose product is MYICVCKSITEEMLEKAIKQSNNPTEALKRLGVGDDCGICLYEHTVLKQAAKDQKKPK